One Vitis vinifera cultivar Pinot Noir 40024 chromosome 8, ASM3070453v1 genomic window carries:
- the LOC100243149 gene encoding protein ROOT PRIMORDIUM DEFECTIVE 1, whose product MRALQMKAPTSQPFPFGPFNSAMQRRWKKPADTAQTRLENRTRDSQLDKLTANLKRLATVLQLQHLISKRRGPHVSVQIMSRWKNIVGLNVDMGQLLRKYPHIFEVFTHPVKRNQCCRVSRRMEDLMLQEEAAVKECELEAVRRLKKLLMMSVSGTLRVHALWLIRRELGLPESFRDSIIAKYYDDFKLVDLETVELVGRDEDLGVAQVEIWREREYREKWLSEFETKYAFPINLPTGFKIESGFREKLKNWQRLQYLKPYERKEVVRVRTCGGIERFEKRAVGILHELLSLTTEKMVEVERLSHFWRDFCMEVNVRELLLKHPGIFYISTRGNTQMVFLREAYRRGCLIEPNPVYVVRRKMLDLLLLGWRHSRELHIESKEESDNVVGDEDVGVPRDGDWVIPILDNFDDNLCEISDSSVEELNDYSENKNSRNEHKLEG is encoded by the coding sequence ATGAGGGCTCTGCAAATGAAGGCTCCAACATCACAGCCATTCCCATTTGGGCCATTCAACTCAGCCATGCAGAGAAGATGGAAGAAGCCAGCAGATACAGCGCAGACTCGCTTGGAGAACAGAACCAGAGACTCCCAACTCGACAAGCTCACAGCCAACCTCAAGAGACTCGCCACTGTGCTCCAGCTCCAACACCTCATCTCCAAACGAAGAGGCCCACATGTGTCCGTGCAGATCATGTCTCGGTGGAAGAACATTGTGGGACTCAACGTGGACATGGGTCAGTTACTTCGGAAATACCCTCATATCTTTGAGGTTTTTACGCATCCGGTGAAGAGGAACCAGTGCTGTAGGGTTTCCAGGCGGATGGAGGATTTGATGTTGCAGGAAGAGGCTGCTGTTAAGGAATGCGAATTGGAGGCGGTGAGGCGGCTGAAGAAGCTTCTGATGATGTCAGTGAGTGGTACTCTTCGTGTTCATGCTTTATGGTTGATTAGAAGGGAACTAGGTTTGCCTGAAAGCTTTAGGGATTCTATTATCGCCAAGTATTATGATGATTTCAAGCTAGTAGATTTAGAGACCGTGGAGTTGGTGGGCAGAGATGAGGATTTGGGGGTTGCCCAGGTTGAGATTTGGAGGGAGAGAGAGTATAGAGAGAAATGGTTGAGTGAATTTGAGACCAAATATGCATTTCCGATCAATCTCCCAACTGGGTTTAAGATTGAGAGTGGGTTTAGGGAGAAATTAAAGAACTGGCAAAGGCTTCAGTATCTGAAGCCTTATGAGAGGAAGGAAGTTGTTCGGGTTCGGACTTGTGGAGGGATTGAGCGGTTTGAGAAGCGGGCAGTTGGGATTCTTCATGAGCTTCTGAGCTTAACTACAGAGAAGATGGTTGAGGTTGAACGATTGTCTCACTTCTGGAGGGACTTTTGCATGGAAGTAAATGTGCGTGAACTCCTTCTGAAGCATCCCGGGATTTTCTATATATCTACCAGAGGAAACACGCAAATGGTTTTTCTCAGGGAAGCTTATAGGAGAGGGTGCTTGATTGAACCAAACCCAGTTTATGTGGTTAGGAGGAAAATGCTGGACCTTCTTTTGTTAGGATGGAGACATAGTAGAGAGCTTCACATTGAGAGCAAGGAGGAGAGTGACAATGTGGTAGGTGATGAGGATGTGGGAGTTCCAAGAGATGGAGACTGGGTCATTCCAATTCTGGACAACTTTGATGATAATCTCTGTGAGATTAGTGATTCATCTGTTGAAGAACTCAATGACTACTCTGAGAATAAAAACAGTAGAAATGAACACAAATTAGAAGGATGA